Proteins encoded in a region of the Zea mays cultivar B73 chromosome 4, Zm-B73-REFERENCE-NAM-5.0, whole genome shotgun sequence genome:
- the LOC103654700 gene encoding uncharacterized protein, whose translation MNAMRLTPILLAVLMMTCLVFAANCAIAGGHDVETKPASGLRRPPPDGEKTMLGSSDINIKLCLKAQCAGYKSCYCCFTLPGLPCWPDQNTCWQECPNRHRLRSTRSMKHADAMPSIGPSKFS comes from the exons ATGAATGCGATGAGGCTGACGCCGATTCTCCTCGCCGTTCTGATGATGACATGTCTCGTGTTCGCTGCAAACTGTG CGATTGCAGGCGGCCATGACGTGGAGACGAAACCGGCTAGCGGTCTCCGGCGGCCGCCGCCGGACGGAGAGAAGACGATGTTGGGAAGCAGCGACATAAACATCAAATTGTGTTTGAAGGCTCAGTGCGCTGGTTACAAGAGCTGTTACTGCTGCTTCACTTTACCTGGTTTGCCGTGCTGGCCTGATCAGAACACGTGCTGGCAAGAGTGTCCCAATCGCCATCGACTCCGATCCACCCGATCCATGAAGCACGCCGACGCGATGCCCTCCATAGGTCCTAGCAAGTTCTCATGA
- the LOC541992 gene encoding ae1 protein precursor: protein MNAMRLTPVLLAVLMMTCLVFAANCAIAGSHDVETTPASGLRRPPPDEEKTMLGSSDINIKLCLKAQCAGYKSCYCCFTLPGLPCWPDQNTCWQECPNRQRLRSTRSMKHSDAMPSIGPSRFS from the exons ATGAATGCGATGAGGCTGACGCCGGTTCTCCTCGCTGTTCTGATGATGACATGTCTCGTGTTTGCTGCAAATTGTG CGATTGCCGGCAGCCATGACGTGGAGACGACACCGGCTAGCGGTCTCCGGCGGCCGCCGCCGGACGAAGAGAAGACGATGTTGGGAAGCAGCGACATAAACATCAAGTTGTGTTTGAAAGCTCAGTGCGCCGGTTACAAGAGCTGTTACTGCTGCTTCACTTTACCTGGTTTGCCATGCTGGCCTGATCAGAACACGTGCTGGCAAGAGTGTCCCAATCGCCAGCGACTCCGATCCACCCGATCCATGAAGCACTCCGACGCGATGCCCTCCATAGGTCCCAGCAGGTTCTCATGA